From the Aquitalea magnusonii genome, one window contains:
- a CDS encoding enoyl-CoA hydratase codes for MAKYLTLEHLGQSAIITINNPPANAWNITSLRELADLMTTLQADSTVRAVVITGAGDAFFCAGADLNLFSKGSKQEVADLLDAFAGAFAALRNYTGVTVAAINGYALGGGLECALMCDYIVAERGAKLGLPEARVGLLPAAGGSKTLADKVGLSWAKRMLLGGEILTAEKAYDIGLVEEIVDPGFAKIMAVSLAGKVANQAPQAVARARQLIESSPCATLEAHLQQERAALLSLIGEAEQLEGVSAFLGKRTPSWADED; via the coding sequence ATGGCCAAGTATTTGACGCTCGAACATCTGGGCCAATCTGCAATCATCACGATCAACAATCCTCCCGCCAATGCGTGGAATATCACCAGTCTGCGAGAACTTGCCGACCTGATGACCACGCTGCAAGCCGACAGCACGGTGCGTGCGGTGGTGATTACCGGGGCCGGAGATGCTTTTTTCTGTGCTGGTGCCGACCTGAACCTGTTTAGCAAGGGCAGCAAGCAGGAAGTGGCTGATCTGCTGGATGCCTTTGCTGGCGCTTTTGCCGCACTGCGTAACTACACCGGGGTCACGGTGGCCGCCATCAATGGTTATGCCCTGGGTGGCGGGCTGGAGTGCGCGCTGATGTGCGATTACATTGTGGCCGAGCGTGGTGCCAAGCTTGGTTTGCCGGAAGCCAGGGTGGGGCTGTTGCCCGCCGCTGGCGGCAGCAAGACGCTGGCCGACAAAGTGGGACTGTCCTGGGCCAAACGCATGCTGCTGGGCGGTGAAATCCTTACCGCCGAAAAGGCTTACGACATTGGCCTGGTTGAAGAGATCGTCGACCCCGGCTTTGCCAAGATCATGGCGGTAAGCCTGGCCGGCAAGGTGGCCAATCAGGCACCACAGGCCGTGGCGCGCGCACGTCAGCTGATTGAATCCAGCCCCTGTGCAACGCTGGAGGCGCACTTGCAGCAGGAGCGTGCCGCCTTGCTGTCACTGATTGGTGAAGCCGAGCAACTGGAGGGGGTTTCCGCCTTCCTGGGCAAGCGCACCCCCAGTTGGGCAGATGAAGATTGA
- the serS gene encoding serine--tRNA ligase: MLDIQLLRNDLDAVAARLASRGYTLDTAAFTAMEADRKALQTRMQELQSRRNATSKQIGEAKRKGEDVSAIMAEVANLGDELKAAEAAFEAVQAKLDALLMSIPNLPNESVPVGKDEHDNVEVRRVGVPRQFDFEVKDHVDIGTPLGLDFDTGAKLSGARFTVLKGDIARLHRALAQFMLNTHTGEHGYTEHYTPYIVNDSALLGTGQLPKFAEDMFKVTKGGEEGTVDQYLISTSEITLTNTVSNSILKMEELPLKLTAHSPCFRSEAGSYGRDTRGMIRQHQFDKVEMVRIEHPDHSYAALEEMVGHAENILKALELPYRVMTLCTGDMGFGAAKTYDLEVWLPAQNTYREISSCSNCEAFQSRRMLARYKDENGKNQLVHTLNGSGLAVGRTLVAVLENYQNADGSVTIPAVLRPYMGGKEKIGG; the protein is encoded by the coding sequence ATGCTAGACATTCAATTGCTCCGTAACGATCTGGACGCTGTTGCTGCCCGCCTGGCCAGCCGTGGCTACACCCTGGACACCGCCGCTTTCACCGCGATGGAAGCCGACCGCAAGGCGCTGCAAACCCGTATGCAGGAACTGCAATCGCGCCGCAATGCCACCTCCAAGCAAATTGGCGAAGCCAAGCGCAAGGGTGAGGATGTGTCTGCCATCATGGCCGAAGTGGCAAACCTGGGTGATGAACTGAAAGCCGCCGAAGCCGCCTTCGAAGCCGTGCAGGCCAAGCTGGACGCTCTGCTGATGAGCATTCCCAACCTGCCGAACGAATCCGTTCCGGTAGGCAAGGACGAGCACGACAATGTGGAAGTACGCCGCGTTGGTGTACCGCGCCAGTTCGACTTTGAAGTCAAAGACCATGTCGATATCGGCACCCCGCTGGGCCTGGATTTTGACACCGGTGCCAAACTGTCCGGTGCCCGCTTCACCGTGCTGAAGGGTGACATTGCCCGTCTGCACCGCGCGCTGGCGCAGTTCATGCTCAACACCCATACCGGCGAGCATGGCTATACCGAGCACTACACCCCCTACATCGTCAATGACAGCGCCCTGCTTGGTACCGGCCAGTTGCCGAAGTTTGCCGAAGACATGTTCAAGGTGACCAAGGGCGGTGAAGAAGGCACGGTGGACCAGTACCTGATTTCCACCTCGGAAATCACCCTGACCAATACCGTGAGCAACAGCATCCTGAAAATGGAAGAGCTGCCGCTCAAGCTGACCGCCCACTCGCCTTGCTTCCGCTCCGAAGCCGGCAGCTATGGCCGTGACACCCGCGGCATGATCCGCCAGCACCAGTTCGACAAGGTGGAAATGGTGCGCATCGAGCATCCGGATCACTCCTATGCCGCGCTGGAAGAAATGGTCGGCCATGCCGAAAACATCCTGAAAGCACTGGAACTGCCCTACCGCGTGATGACCCTGTGTACCGGCGATATGGGCTTTGGTGCGGCCAAGACTTACGATCTGGAAGTATGGCTGCCGGCGCAGAACACCTACCGCGAGATTTCCAGCTGCTCCAACTGTGAAGCCTTCCAGTCGCGCCGCATGCTGGCCCGCTACAAGGACGAAAACGGCAAGAACCAGTTGGTACACACCCTGAACGGTTCCGGCCTGGCCGTGGGCCGCACCCTGGTGGCCGTGCTGGAAAACTACCAGAACGCCGATGGCAGCGTGACCATTCCGGCGGTGCTGCGCCCCTATATGGGCGGCAAGGAAAAGATCGGCGGCTGA
- a CDS encoding replication-associated recombination protein A, translating to MNDLFAQEAKKPLAEALRPAALDEVIGQQHLIGPGKPLRLAVESGTLHSMILWGPPGVGKTTLARILAGSFDAEFIPLSAVFSGVKDIRDAVEQAHAALQRSGRHTILFVDEVHRFNKSQQDAFLPFVESGLLTFIGATTENPSFEVNSALLSRAQVYVLNSLGEDELVLLFQRARDKGALDGLEFDDQAIAALTGYADGDARRFLNLLEQTRTAALARKTGQITQDFLAEVLSVNARRFDKGGDAFYDQISALHKSVRGSNPDAALYWLTRMLDGGADPRYLARRLVRMAWEDIGLADPRAMQIANDAAATYERLGSPEGELALAQAAIYLAVAAKSNAGYMAYNQARAFIKQDKSRPVPVHLRNAPTKLMKELGYGHEYRYAHDEPNAYAAGETYLPDGIEEPGWYQPVPRGLEIKIGEKLAQLKKWDEEAGKK from the coding sequence ATGAATGATCTGTTTGCCCAGGAAGCCAAAAAACCGCTGGCCGAGGCGCTGCGCCCCGCCGCGCTGGATGAGGTGATTGGCCAGCAGCACCTGATCGGCCCCGGCAAGCCGCTACGGCTGGCGGTGGAATCCGGCACCCTGCACTCGATGATTCTGTGGGGACCGCCCGGCGTGGGCAAAACCACGCTGGCGCGCATTCTGGCCGGTAGTTTCGACGCCGAGTTCATTCCGCTCTCCGCCGTGTTTTCCGGGGTAAAGGACATTCGCGACGCGGTGGAACAGGCCCACGCCGCGCTGCAACGCTCTGGCCGTCACACCATTCTGTTTGTCGATGAAGTTCACCGCTTCAACAAAAGCCAGCAGGATGCGTTTTTGCCTTTTGTCGAATCCGGCCTGCTCACCTTTATTGGCGCCACCACGGAAAACCCGTCCTTCGAGGTGAACTCCGCCCTGCTGTCGCGAGCGCAGGTGTATGTGCTGAACAGCCTGGGTGAAGACGAGCTGGTGCTGTTGTTCCAGCGTGCGCGCGACAAGGGCGCGCTGGACGGGCTGGAGTTTGACGACCAGGCCATCGCCGCCCTCACCGGCTATGCCGATGGCGACGCCCGGCGCTTTCTCAATCTGCTGGAACAAACCCGCACCGCCGCGCTGGCACGCAAAACCGGCCAGATCACGCAGGACTTTCTGGCCGAAGTGCTCAGCGTCAACGCCCGCCGTTTTGACAAGGGCGGCGATGCCTTCTACGACCAGATTTCCGCCCTGCACAAATCGGTGCGCGGCTCCAACCCCGACGCCGCACTGTACTGGCTCACCCGCATGCTGGATGGCGGCGCGGACCCACGCTATCTGGCGCGCCGCCTGGTGCGCATGGCCTGGGAAGACATCGGCCTGGCCGACCCGCGTGCCATGCAGATTGCCAACGACGCCGCCGCCACCTACGAGCGACTGGGCAGCCCGGAAGGCGAACTGGCGCTGGCGCAAGCTGCCATCTACCTGGCCGTGGCGGCAAAGAGCAATGCCGGCTACATGGCCTACAACCAGGCACGCGCCTTCATCAAGCAGGACAAGAGCCGCCCGGTGCCGGTACACCTGCGCAATGCACCCACCAAGCTGATGAAAGAGCTGGGCTATGGCCATGAATACCGCTATGCCCATGACGAACCGAATGCCTACGCTGCCGGTGAAACTTATCTTCCTGACGGAATAGAAGAACCGGGTTGGTATCAGCCAGTGCCTAGAGGGTTAGAGATCAAGATTGGTGAAAAACTTGCACAGCTGAAGAAGTGGGATGAGGAAGCGGGCAAGAAATAA
- a CDS encoding alpha/beta hydrolase yields MILLLLALALPAAGGPLRDWLQQRAASHDALAEEDVASSGRLPAGARKLADLAYGPDVRQRMDVYLPAGEGQGRPLLVMMHGGAWRMGSKQAANVVDNKLAHWLPAGVVLVSLDYRLLPQAAVEQQADDVASGVAWVQMHAAEWGADRRQLVLMGHSAGAHLAGLLSTDAALRQRHGVQPWLATVLLDSAALDVAAIMRGPHLPLYDKAFGADAARWDGVSPTRLLTAATPPLLAVCSTRRGESCRQAQGLADKGRMVGVTVQLLPLDLSHGQINQQLGLPGDYTRAVGQFLQRAGWAVAP; encoded by the coding sequence ATGATTTTGCTGTTGTTGGCGTTGGCACTGCCCGCGGCGGGCGGGCCGTTGCGGGACTGGCTGCAGCAGCGGGCGGCCAGTCACGATGCTCTGGCGGAGGAGGATGTTGCCAGCAGTGGCCGTTTGCCTGCTGGTGCACGCAAGCTGGCGGACTTGGCGTATGGCCCGGATGTGCGCCAGCGAATGGATGTCTATCTGCCTGCAGGCGAAGGGCAGGGCCGGCCATTATTGGTCATGATGCATGGCGGTGCCTGGCGTATGGGCAGCAAGCAGGCGGCTAATGTGGTGGATAACAAGCTGGCGCACTGGCTGCCCGCCGGCGTGGTGCTGGTGTCGCTGGATTATCGCCTGCTGCCGCAGGCCGCGGTGGAGCAGCAGGCCGATGATGTGGCCAGTGGCGTGGCCTGGGTGCAGATGCATGCCGCAGAGTGGGGAGCGGACAGGCGGCAACTGGTATTGATGGGACATTCTGCCGGCGCGCATCTGGCGGGTTTGCTGAGTACCGATGCCGCGTTGCGTCAGCGCCATGGCGTGCAGCCTTGGCTGGCAACGGTGCTGCTGGATAGTGCGGCACTGGATGTGGCAGCCATCATGCGCGGCCCGCATTTGCCCTTGTACGACAAGGCTTTTGGTGCGGATGCGGCCCGCTGGGATGGTGTGTCCCCCACGCGCTTGCTGACGGCTGCCACGCCACCGCTGCTGGCGGTATGTTCCACGCGACGGGGAGAGTCCTGCCGTCAGGCGCAGGGCTTGGCGGACAAGGGGCGCATGGTGGGGGTGACGGTGCAGCTATTACCGCTGGATTTAAGCCATGGCCAGATCAACCAGCAATTGGGTCTGCCGGGCGACTATACCCGTGCGGTGGGGCAGTTTCTGCAGCGGGCTGGCTGGGCGGTAGCGCCATGA
- the lolA gene encoding outer membrane lipoprotein chaperone LolA, with product MKKIALAMLASVLALPAHASAIAQLKAFVSDTKTLSANFNQVVSSKNKHEEATGTLEISRPGKFRWSYNKPYEQLIVGDGKTLWIYDKDLSQVTRKNLDGALGSSPAALLAGNNAIERDYVLKEAGKQGDVEWLSASPKKADNTFNAIRMGFSNKMLVEMELTDSFGNNTRIRFSAQQKNPALATSHFSFTPPKGADVVSGD from the coding sequence ATGAAAAAAATAGCCCTGGCCATGCTGGCCAGCGTGCTGGCCTTGCCGGCACACGCCTCAGCCATTGCCCAGCTCAAGGCTTTTGTCAGCGATACCAAAACCCTGTCCGCCAACTTCAACCAGGTGGTCAGCTCCAAAAACAAGCACGAAGAAGCCACTGGCACGCTGGAGATTTCCCGCCCCGGCAAATTCCGCTGGAGCTATAACAAGCCCTACGAGCAACTGATTGTTGGCGATGGTAAAACACTGTGGATCTACGACAAGGACCTGTCCCAAGTCACCCGCAAGAACCTGGACGGCGCATTGGGCTCCAGCCCGGCAGCACTGCTGGCCGGCAACAATGCCATTGAACGTGACTATGTGCTGAAAGAGGCCGGCAAACAGGGCGATGTGGAATGGCTGAGCGCCAGCCCGAAAAAGGCCGACAACACCTTCAACGCCATCCGCATGGGCTTTAGCAACAAAATGCTGGTGGAAATGGAGCTGACCGACAGCTTTGGCAACAACACCCGTATCCGCTTTAGCGCACAGCAAAAGAACCCGGCACTGGCCACCAGCCACTTCAGCTTTACCCCACCCAAGGGTGCCGATGTAGTCAGCGGAGACTGA